The genomic DNA AATAAGAGCTGTCTGAATGGAGTTCTTTActttcacctgtgtgtgtgtgtgtgtgtgtgtgtgtgtgtgtgtgtgtgtgtgtgtgtgtgtgtgtgtgtgtgtgtgtgtgtgtgtgtgtgtgtgtgtgtgtgtgtgtgcgtgtgttttggtTTTCAATTTGCAATGTAATGTATTTGAAACTgatatgttttttattttctggcaacagcctacgttaaaaaaaaatgtatatatacaaTTCTGGGGGGGGCTACACCCTTTGTCTCGCCCGCCTCCTATAATATCTCTGTCCCGCCTCCACACAGCTGACCAATGAAATCGTTTAGCTCACACAGAAGGACCAATCACTGAATAATGTACTCTGGAATCTGGAGCAATGGCGGTGTAATTCGGGTTTCCTTTTCGCTTCACCGGGTCGTTGTTCTGCTGCGTAAATGTATTAATCTACAAATCATCTAGATAGTCAGACACATGATGATGTTATAATTTGGGCTATGAATTTGTTGTATAGATCAATGAAAGTGTATGCGCCATGCGCGCACTTAATGTAAAGTCTGGAGCCGCATGGCGTAAGGAGGAGCGGCTTTTACGCAAATGTAGATTCTCATTGGGTCTGTCCAATGAGAGAACGACTGAAGTTATTATTTTATAACGTCAGACAGCTGCATGGTGTAAATAGGCCCTGTATCTAGAACAATCTGAAGAGGTTTTCCACGGTAagacatttaaaatatatatatatatatattatatgacAATCAGTGTTGTAGCGCGTCTTCAGCAAACCAAAATGTATCCAGCGACTGTAGCCAGTATCTCGTTCTGCCCCCCTGAATCGTCTGTAGACTGTTGCCTGTATCTATTTCTGCCCCATTGAATCGTCTTTAGCCTAATGGTAGATAGGCTATTATAGCACTGTCACTATTCTAGTCACAGTGCTATAGTAGATCTAAAGTAAATGTCCTACAGGCATAGATTCCAGCGTCATATGTCCAATAGACATGAATAACGCCAGATTGGATTGATCCTgggttgacgtgtgtgtgtgtgtccagatggCCATGTCTCTGGCTGACAGAGCTCTAGGAGCCATCATTGGATCAGCTGTAGCCGACGCAGCAGGTAAAACTAATACAAATCGTTGGCGTTACTGTATAAatagggagtttttcctgaccaacTCTAGGTGCTATAGTTTCAGCCTGTAAATAGGGCGCAGTTTtttgtcatttttatttatttgattttttttttacagattttCTATAATGTTGTTGGAATTTGGTTTATAGAGCTCCCATCACATGGTCTCTTCTCAGAGGCAAACATAGATAAGTGCTCACAAGTATGATTTAGAACATAAAATGGCGTCATTGTATTCAGCATCAGTGTGTATTAATAACTGAAATAATGTTGAAAAACCTGCACCATCCCTTCAATTTTCATTTTAAGGATAAAAAAAAAGAGCATACACATAATAAACAGATATTTACTTTGGCCATCAGCTTCCCCTCATGACATGACGTCAATTTGACTGTCAATCCCATCCCAGCCCAGCCCCTGCACTGGGTGTACGACCTGGATAAACTGGATGGCTTCCTGAATGAGGCCCCGACACCTGAGTTCAGGCCCAAGTCAGCCAACCCTTTCTACCGCCGTGACACGGGTAACCAGAGCTGCTACGGGGACCAGGCCTTCGTGTTGCTGGAATCACTGTCTGAATGTGGAGGTATAGTCTGTTCTATTATAGTGTGGCACAGTATGCAACTGTTTTTAAAAACTAACTGTTCTCTTAAGATTAACCTCAAAACTATTGCTTTAGCTACACAGCATCTTCATAGATTCAGACCtcgttgttttttttctctcccattTGTTCAGGTCTGAACGTCAATGATCTGAGAAAGAGGACGTATAACTTCTTTGGGCCCAGGTCTGAGTATGACACCCCTGTCAATGACCCGTACAGGGATAGGAGTGGTAAGAAAACCTGGTGATGAAGGCTGAAAGGAATTAATACACTCCATTCAGGATCACGTAGTGGATCAATATAGTTGCATCTAAAATAAAACAAACATGACAggactgtatatatattttttttaggcTGTGGATATATACGACCAGCAGATCCCTAGCCTTAAATTTGACTTTACCCTAACCTCACCCCTTCCTCTATGTCAGGGAAACTGGCCCCCGACCATGCATGTTAATGATTGTCAAAAAGCtgaatgtgttgtattgtgtgtcgTGTAAGGACCCAGACCCCAGCTGCCCATTGAGGGACCATGGCGACATGGAAGTATAAAGAGCTTCATGAAAAACATGGACGCAGGCCAGGAAGACACAGGTAAACAATAATAAAAACAACATTATGTGTATACTATACGTACGTGATAGATGTCAAATAAAGCCTTACCAGCTCTAATGTTGCGTAATGTCTCTCTGGTCTTCTTCTAGGATGTGAGACGGACTTTCAGCCGGATGGCATAGCGAAGCTGGCTCCGATCGTGGCGTTGTATGCTGGGAAGCCTGACATGTTGGAGAAGGTAGAGGAGGCTGTCCGAGTCACGCAGAACAATGACGCGTGTGTGGCTGAGACACTGGCAGCAGCaaggtcagttacctgtatgaaGGAAACATACTGTATAGCATGTACAGGTATCAGGACATGGTGATCACAAGAGCTCTGAGTTCAGGCGGGCCTTCGCGCTTCAGTAAATAAAGGAACGGGTGCTCAACAACAATGACAGAAATCATGTGAAGGACTTACCAAGAAAGACTTCCAAACGGACTaggtagagatagaaaggagttggagtactccacacaaacagccaaacagactaggtagagatagaaaggagttggagtactccacacaaacagccaaacagactaggtagagatagaaaggagttggagtactccacacaaacagccaaacagactaggtagagatagaaaggagttggagtactccacacaaacagccaaacagactaggtagagatagaaaggagttggagtactccacacaaacagccaaacagactaggtagagatagaaaggagttggagtactccacacaaacagccaaacagactaggtagagatagaaaggagttggagtactccacacaaacagccaaacagactaggtagagatagaaaggagttggagtactcacacaaacagccaaacagactaggtagagatagaaaggagTTGGGAGTACTCCACACAAACAGCCAAACAGACTaggtagagatagaaaggagttggagtactccacacaaacagccaaacagactaggtagagatagaaaggagttggagtactccacacaaacagccaaacagactaggtagagatagaaaggagttggagtactccacacaaacagccaaacagactaggtagagatagaaaggagttggagtactccacacaaacagccaaacagactaggtagagatagaaaggagttggagtactccacacaaacagccaaacagactaggtagagatagaaaggagttggagtactcacacaaacagccaaacagactaggtagagatagaaaggagttggagtactccacacaaacagccaaacagactaggtagagatagaaaggagttggagtactccacacaaacagccaaacagactaggtagagatagaaaggagttggagtactccacacaaacagccaaacagactaggtagagatagaaaggagttggagtactccacacaaacagccaaacagactaggtagagatagaaaggagttggagtaccacacaaacagccaaacagactaggtagagatagaaaggagttggagtactccacacaaacagccaaacagactaggtagagatagaaaggagttggagtactccacacaaacagccaaacagactaggtagagatagaaaggagttggagtactccacacaaacagccaaacagactaggtagagatagaaaggagttggagtactccacacaaacagccaaacagactaggtagagatagaaaggagttggagtactccacacaaacagccaaacagactaggtagagatagaaaggagTTGGGAGTACTCCACACAAACAGCCAAACAGACTaggtagagatagaaaggagttggagtactccacacaaacagccaaacagactaggtagagatagaaaggagttggagtactccacacaaacagccaaacagactaggtagagatagaaaggagttggagtactccacacaaacagccaaacagactaggtagagatagaaaggagttggagtactccacacaaacagccaaacagactaggtagagatagaaaggagttggagtactccacacaaacagccaaacagactaggtagagatagaaaggagttggagtactccacacaaacagccaaacagactaggtagagatagaaaggagttggagtactccacacaaacagccaaacagactaggtagagatagaaaggagttggagtactccacacaaacagccaaacagactaggtagagatagaaaggagTTGGAGTACTCCATACAAACAGCCAAACAGACTaggtagagatagaaaggagTTGAGTACTCCATACAAACAGCCAAACAGACTaggtagagatagaaaggagTTGGAGTACTCCATACAAACAGCCAAACAGACTaggtagagatagaaaggagttggagtactccacacaaacagccaaacagactaggtagagatagaaaggagttggagtactccacacaaacagccaaacagactaggtagagatagaaaggagttggagtactccacacaaacagccaaacagactaggtagagatagaaaggagttggagtactccacacaaacagccaaacagactaggtagagatagaaaggagttggagtactccacacaaacagccaaacagactaggtagagatagaaaggagttggagtactccacacaaacagccaaacagactaggtagagatagaaaggagttggagtactccacacaaacagccaaacagactaggtagagatagaaaggagttggagtactccacacaaacagccaaacagactaggtagagatagaaaggagttggagtactccacacaaacagccaaacagactaggtagagatagaaaggagTTGGAGTACTCCACACAAACAGCCAAACAGACTAGGTAGAGGTAGAAAGGAGTTGGAGTACTCCACACAAACAGCCAAACAGACTAGGTAGAGGTAGAAAGGAGTTGGAGTACTCCACACAAACAGCCAAACAGACTAGGTAGAGGTAGAAAGGAGTTGGAGTACTCCACACAAACAGCCAAACAGACTaggtagagatagaaaggagttggagtactccacacaaacagccaaacagactaggtagagatagaaaggagTTGGAGTACTCCACACAAAACAGCCAAACGGACTaggtagagatagaaaggagttggagtactccacacaaacagccaaacagactaggtagagatagaaaggagttggagtactccacacaaacagccaaacagactaggtagagatagaaaggagTTGGAGTACTCCACACAAACAGCCAAACAGACTAAATGTTTTGCTCACTTTAATCCATTGTACAGGATGCGAACAGATGACTGACGTTTCAACATTGCAAAACACATCATTACAGACCTAATAACTCTGGTTATACACAGAGCAAAACACATCATTACAGACCTAATAACTCTGGTTATACACAGAGGACAACATTATAGACCTAATAACTCTGGTTATACACAGAGCAAAACACATCATTATAGACCTAATAACTGGTTATACACAGAGCAAACACATCATTACAGACCTAATAACTCTGGTTATACACAGAGCAAAACATAACATTATAGACCTAATAACTCTGGTTATACACAGAGCAAAACATAACATTACAGACCTAATAACTCTGGTTACACAcagaggacaacattacagaccTAATAACTCTGGTTATACACAGAGCAAAACACATCATTATAGACCTAATAACTGGTTATACACAGAGGACAACATTATAGACCTAATAACTCTGGTTATACACAGAGGACAACATTATAGACCTAATAACTGGTTATACACAGAGCAAAACATAACATTACAGACCTAATAACTCTGGTTATACACAGAGCAAAACATAACATTATAGACCTAATAACTCTGGTTATACACAGAGCAAAACACATCATTACAGACCTAATAACTCTGGTTATACACAGAGCAAAACATAACATTATAGACCTAATAACTGGTTATACACAGAGCAAAACACAACATTATAGACCTAATAACTCTGGTTATACACAGAGCAAAACACATCATTACAGACCTAATAACTCTGGTTATACACAGAGGACAACATTATAGACCTAATAACTCTGGTTATACACAGAGCAAAACATAACATTATAGACCTAATAACTCTGGTTATACACAGAGGACAACGTTATAGACCTAATAACTGGTTATACACAGAGCAAAACATAACATTATAGACCTAATAACTCTGGTTATACACAGAGCAAAACACATCATTACAGACCTAATAACTGGTTATACACAGAGCAAAACACATCATTACAGACCTAATAACTCTGGTTATACACAGAGGACAACACATCATTACAGACCTAATAACTCTGGTTATACACAGAGCAAACACATCATTACAGACCTAATAACTCTGGTTATACACAGAGCAAAACATAACATTATAGACCTAATAACTCTGGTTATACACAGAGCAAAACACATCATTATAGACCTAATAACTGGTTATACACAGAGGACAACATTATAGACCTAATAACTGGTTATACACAGAGCAAAACACATCATTACAGACCTAATAACTCTGGTTATACACAGAGCAAAACACATCATTATAGACCTAATAACTGGTTATACACAGAGGACAACATTATAGACCTAATAACTGGTTATACACAGAGCAAAACACATCATTACAGACCTAATAACTCTGGTTATACACAGAGCAAAACACATCATTACAGACCTAATAACTGGTTATACACAGAGCAAAACACATCATTACAGACCTAATAACTCTGGTTATACACAGAGCAAAACATAACATTATAGACCTAATAACTGGTTATACACAGAGCAAAACACAACATTATAGACCTAATAACTCTGGTTATACACAGAGCAAAACACATCATTACAGACCTAATAACTCTGGTTATACACAGAGCAAAACACATCATTATAGACCTAATAACTCTGGTTATACACAGAGCAAAACACATCATTACAGACCTAATAACTCTGGTTATACACAGAGGACAACATTATAGACCTAATAACTCTGGTTATACACAGAGCAAAACATAACATTATAGACCTAATAACTCTGGTTATACACAGAGGACAACATTATAGACCTAATAACTCTGGTTATACACAGAGCAAAACATAACATTATAGACCTAATAACTCTGGTTATCCACAGAGGACAACATTATAGACCTAATAACTGGTTATACACAGAGCAAAACATAACATTATAGACCTAATAACTCTGGTTATACACAGAGCAAAACACATCATTATAGACCTAATAACTGGTTATACACAGAGGACAACACATCATTACAGACCTAATAACTCTAGTTATACACAGAGCAAAACATAACATTATAGACCTAATAACTGGTTATACACAGAGCAAAACACAACATTATAGACCTAATAACTCTGGTTATACACAGAGCAAAACACATCATTACAGACCTAATAACTCTGGCTATACACAGAGCAAAACACATCATTACAGACCTAATAACTCTGGTTATACACAGAGCAAAACATAACATTATAGACCTAATAACTGGTTATACACAGAGGACAACATTATAGACCTAATAACTCTGGTTATACACAGAGCAAAACACATCATTACAGACCTAATAACTCTGGTTATACACAGAGGACAACATTATAGACCTAATAACTCTGGTTATACACAGAGCAAAACGCATCATTACAGACCTAATAACTGGCTATACACAGAGCAAAACACATCATTACAGACCTAATAACTCTGGTTATACACAGAGCAAAACACATCATTATAGACCTAATAACTCTGGTTATACACAGAGCAAAACACAACATTATAGACCTAATAACTGGCTATACACAGAGCAAAACACATCATTATAGACCTAATAACTCTGGTTATACACAGAGCAAAACACAACATTATAGACCTAATAACTGGTTATACACAGAGCAAAACACAACATTATAGACCTAATAACTCTGGTTATACACAGAGCAAAACACATCATTATAGACCTAATAACTGGCTATACCACAGAGCAAAACACAACATTATAGACCTAATAACTCTGGTTATACACAGAGCAAAACACAACATTATAGACCTAATAACTGGCTATACACAGAGCAAAAAAACGCATCATTATAGACCTAATAACTCTGGTTATACACAGAGCAAAACACATCATTACAGACCTAATAACTCTGGTTATACACAGAGGACAACATTATAGACCTAATAACTGGCTATACACAGAGCAAAACATAACATTACAGACCTAATAACTCTGGTTATACACAGAGCAAAACACAACATTATAGACCTAATAACTCTGGTTATACACAGAGCAAAACACATCATTACAGACCTAATAACTCTGGTTATACACAGAGGACAACATTATAGACCTAATAACTCTGGTTATACACAGAGCAAAACACATCATTATAGACCTAATAACTGGTTATACACAGAGGATAACATTATAGACCTAATAACTGGTTATACACAGAGCAAAACACATCATTACAGACCTAATAACTCTGGTTATACACAGAGCAAAACACATCATTACAGACCTAATAACTCTGGTTATACACAGAGGACAACATTATAGACCTAATAACTCTGGTTATACACAGAGCAAAACACATCATTATAGACCTAATAACTGGTTATACACAGAGGACAACATTATAGACCTAATAACTCTGGTTATACACAGAGGACAACATTATAGACCTAATAACTCTGGTTATACACAGAGGACAACATTATAGACCTAATAACTCTGGTTATACACAGAGCAAAACACATCATTATAGACCTAATAACTGGTTATACACAGAGGACAACATTATAGACCTAATAACTCTGGTTATACACAGAGGACAACATTATAGACCTAATAACTCTGGTTATACACAGAGCAAAACACATCATTATAGACCTAATAACTCTGGTTATACACAGAGCAAAACACATCATTACAGACCTAATAACTCTGGTTATACAcagaggacaacattacagaccTAATAACTCTGGTTATACACAGAGGACAACATTATAGACCTAATAACTCTGGTTATACACAGAGGACAACATTATAGACCTAATAACTCTGGTTATACACAGAGCAAAACACATCATTATAGACCTAATAACGCTGGTTATACACAGAGCAAACACATCATTACAGACCTAATAACTCTGGTTATGCACAGAGCAAAACACAACATTATAGACCTAATAACTCTGGTTATACACAGAGCAAAACACATCATTATAGACCTAATAACTCTGGTTATACACAGAGCAAAACACATCATTACAGACCTAATAACTCTGGTTATACACAGAGGACAACATTATAGACCTAATAACTCTGGTTATACACAGAGCAAAACATAACATTATAGACCTAATAACTCTGGTTATACACAGAGGACAACATTATAGACCTAATAACTCTGGTTATACACAGAGCAAAACATAACATTATAGACCTAATAACTCTGGTTATACACAGAGGACAACATTATAGACCTAATAACTGGTTATACACAGAGCAAAACATAACATTATAGACCTAATAACTCTGGTTATACACAGAGCAAAACACATCATTATAGACCTAATAACTGGTTATACACAGAGGACAACACATCATTACAGACCTAATAACTCTAGTTATACACAGAGCAAAACATAACATTATAGACCTAATAACTGGTTATACACAGAGCAAAACACAACATTATAGACCTAATAACTCTGGTTATACACAGAGCAAAACACATCATTACAGACCTAATAACTCTGGCTATACACAGAGCAAAACACATCATTACAGACCTAATAACTCTGGTTATACACAGAGCAAAACATAACATTATAGACCTAATAACTGGTTATACACAGAGGACAACATTATAGACCTAATAACTCTGGTTATACACAGAGCAAAACACATCATTACAGACCTAATAACTCTGGTTATACACAGAGGACAACATTATAGACCTAATAACTCTGGTTATACACAGAGCAAAACACAACATTATAGACCTAATAACTGGCTATACACAGAGCAAAACACATCATTACAGACCTAATAACTCTGGTTATACACAGAGCAAAACACATCATTATAGACCTAATAACTCTGGTTATACACAGAGCAAAACACAACATTATAGACCTAATAACTGGCTATACACAGAGCAAAACACATCATTATAGACCTAATAACTCTGGTTATACACAGAGCAAAACACAACATTATAGACCTAATAACTGGTTATACACAGAGCAAAACACAACATTATAGACCTAATAACTCTGGTTATACACAGAGCAAAACACATCATTATAGACCTAATAACTGGCTATACCACAGAGCAAAACACAACATTATAGACCTAATAACTCTGGTTATACACAGAGCAAAACACAACATTATAGACCTAATAACTGGCTATACACAGAGCAAAACGCATCATTATAGACCTAATAACTCTGGTTATACACAGAGCAAAACACATCATTACAGACCTAATAACTCTGGTTATACACAGAGGACAACATTATAGACCTAATAACTGGCTATACACAGAGCAAAACATAACATTACAGACCTAATAACTCTGGTTATACACAGAGCAAAACACAACATTATAGACCTAATAACTCTGGTTATACACAGAGCAAAACACATCATTACAGACCTAATAACTCTGGTTATACACAGAGGACAACATTATAGACCTAATAACTCTGGTTATACACAGAGCAAAACGCATCATTACAGACCTAATAACTGGCTATACACAGAGCACATCATTATAGACCTAATAACTGGTTATACACAGAGCACATCATTACAGACCTAATAACTCTGGTTATACACAGAGCAAAACACATCATTACAGACCTAATAACTCTGGTTATACACA from Oncorhynchus keta strain PuntledgeMale-10-30-2019 chromosome 23, Oket_V2, whole genome shotgun sequence includes the following:
- the LOC118401740 gene encoding crystallin J1A-like isoform X1 codes for the protein MAMSLADRALGAIIGSAVADAAAQPLHWVYDLDKLDGFLNEAPTPEFRPKSANPFYRRDTGNQSCYGDQAFVLLESLSECGGLNVNDLRKRTYNFFGPRSEYDTPVNDPYRDRSGPRPQLPIEGPWRHGSIKSFMKNMDAGQEDTGCETDFQPDGIAKLAPIVALYAGKPDMLEKVEEAVRVTQNNDACVAETLAAARILEHFILNGPSFCSRILEHFILNGPSFCSRILEHFILNGPDEKVLDSVLDQLTDPNRKQPQDLDKAVVGHIYQVRENLSKAHQDLIPSVFPNSCGLPGSFQAALHGVLTAKEFDQAIRDTMVCGGCTCSRSSFIGACLGAQIGLQGIPNSWKTKTLRYNSLLELGKKVTERYHQM
- the LOC118401740 gene encoding crystallin J1A-like isoform X2, with the protein product MAMSLADRALGAIIGSAVADAAAQPLHWVYDLDKLDGFLNEAPTPEFRPKSANPFYRRDTGNQSCYGDQAFVLLESLSECGGLNVNDLRKRTYNFFGPRSEYDTPVNDPYRDRSGPRPQLPIEGPWRHGSIKSFMKNMDAGQEDTGCETDFQPDGIAKLAPIVALYAGKPDMLEKVEEAVRVTQNNDACVAETLAAARILEHFILNGPSFCSRILEHFILNGPDEKVLDSVLDQLTDPNRKQPQDLDKAVVGHIYQVRENLSKAHQDLIPSVFPNSCGLPGSFQAALHGVLTAKEFDQAIRDTMVCGGCTCSRSSFIGACLGAQIGLQGIPNSWKTKTLRYNSLLELGKKVTERYHQM
- the LOC118401740 gene encoding crystallin J1A-like isoform X3 yields the protein MAMSLADRALGAIIGSAVADAAAQPLHWVYDLDKLDGFLNEAPTPEFRPKSANPFYRRDTGNQSCYGDQAFVLLESLSECGGLNVNDLRKRTYNFFGPRSEYDTPVNDPYRDRSGPRPQLPIEGPWRHGSIKSFMKNMDAGQEDTGCETDFQPDGIAKLAPIVALYAGKPDMLEKVEEAVRVTQNNDACVAETLAAARILEHFILNGPDEKVLDSVLDQLTDPNRKQPQDLDKAVVGHIYQVRENLSKAHQDLIPSVFPNSCGLPGSFQAALHGVLTAKEFDQAIRDTMVCGGCTCSRSSFIGACLGAQIGLQGIPNSWKTKTLRYNSLLELGKKVTERYHQM